A single region of the Apodemus sylvaticus chromosome 7, mApoSyl1.1, whole genome shotgun sequence genome encodes:
- the Tmem218 gene encoding transmembrane protein 218 isoform X2 — MAGMVLGVGAGVFLLALIWVLVLLLCALLSRASGIARFSIVFVFLGALIITTVLLLFPRAGEFPAPEGEMKIVDAFFIGRYVLLAFLSAVFLGGLFLLLTHHVLEPIYAKPLRSC, encoded by the exons ATGGCTGGCATGGTGCTGGGAGTGGGTGCTGGCGTGTTCCTCCTCGCTCTGATCTGGGTTCTGGTGTTGCTGCTGTGTGCGCTGTTATCCAGAGCCTCTGGGATAGCTAG GTTCTCCATCGTCTTTGTCTTCCTCGGTGCTCTGATCATTACCACAGTTCTATTGCTTTTCCCTCGAGCTGGTGAATTCCCAGCCCCAGAAGGCGAAATGAAG atTGTGGATGCCTTTTTCATCGGCCGCTATGTCCTGCTGGCTTTCCTCAGCGCTGTCTTTCTTGGAGGCCTCTTTCTGCTTCTTACTCATCATGTGCTGGAGCCAATCTATGCCAAACCACTGAGGTCCTGCTGA